In Streptomyces sp. P3, one DNA window encodes the following:
- a CDS encoding excalibur calcium-binding protein: MPRRATVAGIAAAVLTVALLSGVAHAQDLNCSDFTYQEDAQAVFDQDPSDPNRLDEDRGPDDGIACEVLPHRSLPTLAPPTSSPAPRPASPAPRSASPTPVVSSSAGASISPAPPPTFGVRGGVGGAVTAGPSGWDVGIGAALASAGLLAAVGYLRRRRRRL, from the coding sequence ATGCCACGCCGCGCCACCGTCGCAGGCATAGCCGCCGCGGTCCTGACCGTCGCTCTGCTGAGCGGCGTCGCCCACGCGCAGGACCTGAACTGCAGCGACTTCACCTACCAGGAAGACGCCCAGGCAGTCTTCGACCAGGACCCCAGCGACCCCAACCGGCTCGACGAGGACCGGGGACCGGACGACGGCATCGCCTGTGAGGTCCTTCCCCACCGGTCGCTGCCCACGCTGGCTCCGCCGACGAGCAGCCCCGCACCGCGGCCGGCCAGCCCCGCACCGCGGTCGGCGAGCCCCACGCCGGTCGTGAGCAGCTCCGCGGGCGCCTCGATCAGCCCGGCGCCGCCGCCCACCTTCGGCGTCCGGGGAGGCGTCGGCGGCGCCGTCACCGCCGGCCCGTCCGGCTGGGACGTCGGCATCGGCGCAGCCCTCGCCTCGGCGGGCCTGCTGGCCGCGGTCGGCTACCTGCGACGCC
- a CDS encoding phage holin family protein, producing MVETGRYGVTGDRGDRGARSAENGGESVGALVQRASQQLSELVRGEMRLAQAEMVEKGKRYGKGGGLFGGAGLFGVLTLQALIAAAIAGLAVPLPVWAAALIVTGVLAVITAVLALTGRKQVGRAAPPMPERAVESVKADVSEIKESARR from the coding sequence ATGGTTGAGACGGGCCGGTACGGCGTGACCGGCGACCGCGGCGACCGCGGCGCCCGAAGCGCCGAGAACGGCGGGGAGTCGGTCGGCGCACTGGTGCAACGCGCCTCGCAACAGCTGAGCGAGCTGGTGCGCGGCGAGATGCGGCTCGCGCAGGCGGAGATGGTCGAGAAGGGAAAGCGGTACGGCAAGGGCGGCGGACTGTTCGGCGGGGCCGGGCTCTTCGGCGTCCTCACCCTGCAGGCGCTGATCGCCGCCGCGATCGCCGGACTCGCGGTGCCGCTCCCGGTGTGGGCCGCCGCTCTGATCGTCACCGGTGTGTTGGCGGTGATCACCGCCGTGCTGGCGCTGACCGGCAGGAAGCAGGTCGGCCGGGCCGCCCCGCCGATGCCCGAGCGCGCCGTGGAAAGCGTGAAAGCCGATGTGTCGGAGATCAAGGAGAGTGCCCGACGATGA
- a CDS encoding DUF3618 domain-containing protein: MTQPSQHEPTNPDELRHRVERTRHELGATLESLAAKTDVKARAQEKAAELKEHAAELKEHAAELKEQAGAKATHLSEQARGKAAEAAHALEEKVPAPVKDKASAAAGQVRTRAGQAEQLWQDKAPEPVRDHRKAVIGIAAAAALVFVLLRRGRK; encoded by the coding sequence ATGACCCAGCCCTCCCAGCACGAACCCACGAACCCCGATGAGCTGCGCCACCGCGTGGAGCGGACGCGCCACGAGCTCGGCGCGACGCTCGAGTCGCTGGCCGCGAAGACCGATGTGAAGGCCCGCGCCCAGGAGAAGGCAGCCGAGCTGAAGGAGCACGCCGCCGAGCTGAAGGAGCACGCCGCCGAGCTGAAGGAGCAGGCGGGCGCGAAGGCGACACACCTGTCCGAACAGGCCAGGGGCAAGGCGGCCGAGGCGGCCCACGCCCTGGAGGAGAAGGTCCCCGCTCCGGTGAAGGACAAGGCGTCCGCGGCCGCGGGGCAGGTCAGGACCAGGGCGGGGCAGGCCGAACAGCTGTGGCAGGACAAGGCGCCCGAGCCGGTCCGCGACCACCGCAAGGCGGTCATCGGCATCGCCGCGGCCGCCGCCCTCGTCTTCGTGCTCCTGCGCCGCGGGAGGAAGTAG
- a CDS encoding S-(hydroxymethyl)mycothiol dehydrogenase, whose amino-acid sequence MTHQVRAVVARGKGAPVSLETIVVPDPGPGEALVKIEACGVCHTDLHYREGGINDDFPFLLGHEAAGVVESVGEGVTDVAPGDFVILNWRAVCGQCRACLRGRPWYCFATHNAKQKMTLLDGTELSPALGIGAFAEKTLVAAGQCTKVDRAASAAAAGLLGCGVMAGIGAAINTGQVGRGDSVAVIGCGGVGAAAVVGSKLAGASRIVAVDIDDLKLETARKLGATHTVNASQTDPVEAIRELTGGFGADVVIEAVGRPETYVQAFHARDLAGTVVLVGVPTPEMKLELPLLDVFGRGGALKSSWYGDCLPSRDFPMLIDLYLQGRLDLDAFVTETIALDEVEKAFERMHRGDVLRSVVTF is encoded by the coding sequence ATGACGCACCAGGTCCGTGCCGTCGTCGCGCGGGGCAAGGGCGCCCCCGTCAGCCTGGAAACGATCGTGGTGCCGGACCCGGGTCCGGGTGAGGCGCTGGTGAAGATCGAGGCCTGCGGGGTCTGCCACACCGATCTGCACTACCGCGAAGGCGGCATCAACGACGATTTCCCCTTCCTGCTCGGCCACGAAGCGGCCGGAGTGGTGGAGTCCGTGGGGGAGGGCGTCACCGACGTGGCCCCCGGTGACTTCGTCATCCTCAACTGGCGTGCCGTGTGCGGGCAGTGCCGGGCCTGTCTGCGCGGCCGGCCCTGGTACTGCTTCGCCACCCACAACGCGAAGCAGAAGATGACACTCCTGGACGGCACCGAGCTCTCACCGGCCCTCGGCATCGGTGCGTTCGCGGAGAAGACCCTGGTGGCGGCCGGGCAGTGCACCAAGGTCGACCGGGCCGCCTCCGCCGCCGCGGCCGGACTGCTCGGCTGCGGTGTGATGGCGGGCATCGGCGCGGCCATCAACACCGGACAGGTCGGGCGCGGTGACAGCGTGGCGGTCATCGGCTGTGGCGGTGTGGGAGCGGCGGCGGTCGTCGGGTCGAAGCTGGCGGGCGCGTCGAGGATCGTCGCGGTGGACATCGACGACCTCAAACTGGAGACCGCGCGGAAGCTGGGCGCGACCCACACCGTGAACGCCTCGCAGACCGACCCGGTCGAGGCGATCCGTGAGCTGACCGGCGGCTTCGGCGCGGACGTGGTGATCGAGGCCGTGGGCCGTCCGGAGACGTACGTGCAGGCCTTCCACGCCCGCGACCTGGCCGGCACGGTCGTCCTCGTCGGCGTGCCCACGCCCGAGATGAAGCTGGAACTGCCGCTGCTGGACGTCTTCGGCCGCGGCGGCGCCCTCAAGTCCTCCTGGTACGGCGACTGTCTGCCCAGCCGGGACTTCCCCATGCTCATCGACCTCTACCTCCAGGGCCGTCTGGACCTGGACGCCTTCGTCACCGAGACCATCGCCCTGGACGAGGTCGAGAAGGCCTTCGAGCGGATGCACCGCGGCGACGTGCTGCGCTCGGTGGTGACCTTCTGA
- a CDS encoding MBL fold metallo-hydrolase, protein MAGVTVERLVTSGTFSLDGGVWEVDNNVWIVGDAEEAVVIDAAHDAGAIADALGGRTLRAIVCTHAHNDHIDAAPALADRTGAPILLHGADLPLWKQTHPDRAPDGELADGQVLTVGGVELTVLHTPGHAPGAVCLHAPALRALFSGDTLFAGGPGATGRSYSDFPTIVESIRDRLLTLPGDTTVHTGHGDTTTVAAEAPHLQDWIDRGY, encoded by the coding sequence ATGGCCGGTGTCACCGTCGAACGGCTCGTCACCTCGGGAACGTTCTCGCTGGACGGCGGGGTCTGGGAGGTGGACAACAACGTGTGGATCGTCGGCGACGCCGAGGAGGCGGTGGTCATCGACGCCGCGCACGACGCCGGGGCCATCGCCGACGCCCTCGGCGGGCGCACCCTGCGGGCCATCGTCTGCACCCATGCCCACAACGACCACATCGACGCCGCGCCCGCGCTCGCGGACCGCACCGGCGCCCCGATCCTGCTGCACGGCGCCGACCTGCCGCTGTGGAAGCAGACCCACCCCGACCGGGCGCCCGACGGCGAGCTGGCCGACGGTCAGGTCCTCACCGTGGGCGGCGTCGAGCTGACCGTGCTGCACACCCCGGGCCACGCCCCGGGCGCGGTCTGCCTCCACGCACCCGCGCTGCGGGCCCTCTTCAGCGGGGACACGCTCTTCGCCGGCGGCCCGGGGGCGACCGGGAGGTCGTACAGCGACTTCCCGACCATCGTCGAATCCATCCGGGACCGGCTGCTGACCCTGCCGGGCGACACGACCGTGCACACCGGTCACGGGGACACCACCACCGTCGCGGCGGAGGCCCCGCATCTGCAGGACTGGATCGACCGGGGGTACTGA